The following DNA comes from Triplophysa dalaica isolate WHDGS20190420 chromosome 10, ASM1584641v1, whole genome shotgun sequence.
TCTCACACTAAGAACTACAGAACATAAAACAATTCATATGAAGTTATTTTCCCCTCTTTTTACAACTAACTAGATCCCTCCTCCCTCAAAAGGTGTTTACTCTCCTCTTCTATGTCCTCCTCTACTTTACCCTGTGGATCTTTTGCACTAGAGTGTACCCTAGTCTGCAGGTCACCTCTCCTTCCCTGTGGATTTTTCGTGAGGCGCTCTACCTCAATCGGCCTGAAAGTCTCTACTTTTCCCTTATCCACAATGAGAGTCTCTACTTGTCCTGCAGAATccctgtcattatttacttgtcCAGCAGTATCCCTGTCATGCTTTACTTGTCCAGCATTCTCCATGCCATCCTCTACATCTCCAGCAGCCTCCATTTCATCCTCTACTTGTCCAATAGTCTCCAAGCCATCCTTTACTAGTCCAAAAATCTCCATGCCATCATCTACTTGTCCAATAGTCTCCATGCCATTCTTTAGCAGTCTAATAGTCTCCATGCCATCCTCTACTAGTCCAATAGTCTCCATGCCATTCTTTAGTAGTCTTATAGTCTCCATGCAATACCCCACTTGTCCAGTAGTCTCCATGCCATCCTCTACTTCTCCAATAATCTCCATGTCATCCTTTAGTAGTCGAATAGTCTCCATGCAATCCTCTACTTGTCCAATAGTCTCCATGCCATCCTCTACTTCTCCAATAATCTCCATGTCATCCTCTAGTTGTCCAGCAGTCTTCCTGTCATTCTCTACTTGTACAGCAGTCTCCCTGTCGTTCTCTCCTTGTCTAGTAGTTCTCATTCTGTCCTCTACTTGTCCAATAGTTTCCATTCCATCCTCTACTTGTCCAATAGTCTCCATGCCATCCTCTACTTCTCCAATAATCTCCATTACATTATCTATGTGTCCAGCAGTCTCCCTATTATTCTCTACTTGAACAGCAGTCTCCCTGTCGTTCTCTCCTTGTCTAGTAGTTCTCATTCTGTCCTCTACTTGTCCAATAGTTTCCATTCCATCCTCTACTTGTCCAGAAGCCTCCATGCAATCCTCTCCTTGTTCAGTCTGGACGTCAGTCTTAGGTATCTTAACGTAGCATCCCCAGAAACAAATGATCAGCAACCCTAATAAACCGAGCATTGTATAACCAACCACCTGTGAAAAATagaacaacaataacaattCTTTAGGAAAATGACtgattaaacaaatgaaaaaggtCACTGTTGAaagcattaacattttttaaaatacatatttgacaaatatacatattttataagaCAACAAGATAAGTTTTAAAACTATTTCATATTTACCTGAGATATGCCGACAATCTTCTGATACTTCTGGTGTAAATCACTCTCATTTCCAGCATAGGCCAGGTCAGATGGTTGACACCACTTTCTGTTTAGCTTTTGATCAAAAACATAATGTCCTATCCAAGTTGTCTTGGAACAAGCCAGATAATCACCATCAAGAAacaagaaaatgacccacatagTAGAAGGAATCAGACTATGTGCAAAAGCTTTGAAACGTATATGCCTATTCTTTCCGTTTTCTAAAGCacaacataaaacttttaaacgtTTGGAGCAGACATAGAAATCCTTAGAGCAGGATCTGAATGGGGCTAACCAGACAAACATTAATGCCCACAAAAATAAAGCAGGTCCAATAAACATGAGTGTTATAAGGCCTTCATTCCAACCATTGCATGGGCATGATAGATTCAGTTCCGCCAACTTCTCCAGTCCAAGTGACAAGACACTCATTGGGAGAGAGCTGTAAACTGGAGaacgtttcagaaatgtgtGGGTAGTCTTCAAAAGGTTTTGCACTGCAGACATCTTCTGAGGTTTAATGAAGATTATTTTTGCTGCTAAATCCCATACAAAAGGATGTCAGATACCCTTCAATACAAAATATGTTAATTACTTCTGTGTTCAAAGgagtcaaatgaaataaaaagcatttacacTGCAGGGAAacctttataaaacaatattgaatATAGTGAATCTATATGTGTTCATTTAAACGACACATTCTGTTCTACCCTCCATTTTATGATCTGCATCATTTTTGTAAGCtgctggaaaaaaaaaacatctgttacATGTAATAGTGTAATCACCATTAAGATCATGTTTGTGTTAAGCCTGTATAACCATAggtaatgcataaatgttagaATTTACTTTGCATTAGTTTGTGGCCTGCTCTTCCCTTCCCCTTAAATTAAGCTTATTTGTTGTGAATAATGTGATTTGTTGTTGATCACCTTCAAAACGAACGTAACAATTTTACATTATGATTATGTTGTTATAAGGCTGTTATAATTTAACCAATTTGATGGATTTTAAGAGATCATTTGacatcataaatacattttcagattcattttaaagacatgaCAGACTTACGTGAGATGTTTCTTGATGTCTTTCTTCCTGTTGAAATGCACTGATCTCACATTGAATACATCTAACATTTCAATCGCAGCAACACCTAACAGGAAGTTTCCTCTCCGCAAGAATAACCTTGTGGTCTGTGAAGAAgattctttttaaataacacataactatacaatttgcatttaatttagtcattcatcaacaacaaaaagtaAGTTAAAGGGCATTTAATATGGGTCAATCTGACCCCTTCATGCAGTTACAATGCAgttaaaacgtaaaaaaaaagaacatcagCAAAAGAACGCACAAAAAATCACTGATAATCTCtttaatttcttaaaagtgCTTAGAGAGCACTGATAATACATGTAGAGCAGATTGAGATGTTTGCTTTCTGTACGAGTATGCAGAAGTACCATGtctacaaataaaaatctgaatttattgTCACATTGgaaaaagcattttgttgaatgtgtgtagTTCTGCTTGCAGAGTGaacatttgtttaaagaaaagtttGCAGGTACCATAGTTTGGTAGACCACACATCCTGTTGTTATACACTGCCAACCCTCTTGTCaaggcatcaaaacaaaaaaacatctgtc
Coding sequences within:
- the LOC130430203 gene encoding uncharacterized protein LOC130430203 yields the protein MSAVQNLLKTTHTFLKRSPVYSSLPMSVLSLGLEKLAELNLSCPCNGWNEGLITLMFIGPALFLWALMFVWLAPFRSCSKDFYVCSKRLKVLCCALENGKNRHIRFKAFAHSLIPSTMWVIFLFLDGDYLACSKTTWIGHYVFDQKLNRKWCQPSDLAYAGNESDLHQKYQKIVGISQVVGYTMLGLLGLLIICFWGCYVKIPKTDVQTEQGEDCMEASGQVEDGMETIGQVEDRMRTTRQGENDRETAVQVENNRETAGHIDNVMEIIGEVEDGMETIGQVEDGMETIGQVEDRMRTTRQGENDRETAVQVENDRKTAGQLEDDMEIIGEVEDGMETIGQVEDCMETIRLLKDDMEIIGEVEDGMETTGQVGYCMETIRLLKNGMETIGLVEDGMETIRLLKNGMETIGQVDDGMEIFGLVKDGLETIGQVEDEMEAAGDVEDGMENAGQVKHDRDTAGQVNNDRDSAGQVETLIVDKGKVETFRPIEVERLTKNPQGRRGDLQTRVHSSAKDPQGKVEEDIEEESKHLLREEGSS